A region of the Mesoterricola sediminis genome:
GGCCCTCGCGCCCGATCCCGCCCGCCGGATCCCGTCCATGGAGGCCCTGGCCGCCGCCTGGTTGGACTGGCTGGAAAGCGCGGAGGCGGCGGGCTGGGGGGACCAGCCCCTGCCCGGGTTCAACCCGGGTGAGCTGGAGCAGGAGACCGTCGCCCGCCCCCTGACCCGGACCGAGGAGGATCCCCAGGAGCGGCTGGGCCCCTACCTGGATGGCCTGCGCACGGGCGGCGTCGGCTCCCGGCGGGCCGCGGCCGAGGGCCTGGTCCGCGCGGCCCTGCCCGGGGACGAGGCCTGGCTCCTCCAGGCCCTGGCGCAGGCCCCGGAGGCCAGCCGCTTCGCCATCTGCGCCGCCCTGGGGGCCATCGGGACCGCGGCCTCCCTGGCCCCGCTCCTGGCGCTCCTGGAGGATCCCTTCGCGCAGCGGGAGGGGGCGGAGGCCGCCAGCCTCATCGCCCTCCGGGAGGACCGCCAGGAGGAGGTGCTGGCGGCCTTGCGGGAACCCGGCCTGGGCTCGGCCTGGCGCTGGGTCCCCCGGGCCCGGCTGGGGGATGGGGCCTGGGTCCAGGCCCTCCTCGAGGGGTGGGACCGCCTGTCGGCGCCCCAGCACCTCCAGGCCCTGGATGCCGCCGGTCTGCTGCCCCCCGGGGCGCGGGCGCCGCTGAAGGAGGCCCTCCGCGCCTGGGCCCTCCGCACGGGAGGGCAGGCCTACAAGGTGTGGGAGGGGCTCTAGGGCCCTGGCTGGAGGAGATCCTGGAAGGGGGCTGGGTCCCAGCCCGCCGGAGGCCCCGGGTGGAGGACGGCGTGGGCCCCCGCGTAGAGGGCGCTCCACAGG
Encoded here:
- a CDS encoding serine/threonine-protein kinase, which encodes MNLLLPRAIGGVRVMERLGEGGMAVVHRAVDPHRPGLGLAVKFLRPETASNPEVVVRFLREGEVLKRLSHPNLVRVFDFGRAGAVPWILMELLPGGDVRRCWGEAPARLLRRLVPVADALAAAHRAGVVHRDLKPSNLLFDEGGHLKVTDFGVCLWEAGEGTRVTRSQMVVGTLGYMAPEQHGDPRRVDGRCDVFALGAIAFEFTTGKAWSQVQLPPAAVRPGFPPKLARILIQALAPDPARRIPSMEALAAAWLDWLESAEAAGWGDQPLPGFNPGELEQETVARPLTRTEEDPQERLGPYLDGLRTGGVGSRRAAAEGLVRAALPGDEAWLLQALAQAPEASRFAICAALGAIGTAASLAPLLALLEDPFAQREGAEAASLIALREDRQEEVLAALREPGLGSAWRWVPRARLGDGAWVQALLEGWDRLSAPQHLQALDAAGLLPPGARAPLKEALRAWALRTGGQAYKVWEGL